One genomic segment of Panicum virgatum strain AP13 chromosome 2N, P.virgatum_v5, whole genome shotgun sequence includes these proteins:
- the LOC120659809 gene encoding phosphatidylinositol N-acetylglucosaminyltransferase subunit A-like isoform X2 translates to MEGTKHRILMVSDFFFPNFGGVESHIYYLSQCLLKLGHKVVVMTHAYGNRSGVRYVTNGLKVYYVPWRPFLMQNTLPTLFLTLPIVRTIIIREKISVVHGHQAFSTLCHEALMHARTMGYKVVFTDHSLYGFADAGSIHMNKVLQFTLADIDQAICVSHTSKENTVLRSGISPEKVFMVPNAVDTAMFTPSPECLSCDEIVIVVISRLVYRKGADLLVEVIPEVCRLFPKVRFIIGGDGPKRVRLEEMREKFSLQDRVEMLGAVPHAQVRSVLISGHIFLNSSLTEAFCIAILEAASCGLLTVSTRVGGVPEVLPDDMIVLAEPAPEDMVRAVKKAIDMLPGIDPQVMHLRMKKLYSWDDVAKRTEIVYDRAMQSSTTNLLDRLPRYLTCGSWAGKLF, encoded by the exons ATGGAAGGAACAAAGCATAGGATTTTGATGGTCTCTGATTTTTTCTTCCCAAACTTTGGTGGAGTGGAAAGCCATATCTACTACCTTTCACAATGTCTTCTTAAGCTTGGCCATAAG GTTGTTGTCATGACGCATGCATATGGAAACCGTTCTGGAGTACGATATGTCACAAATGGTTTAAAGGTTTATTATGTACCATGGAGGCCATTCCTCATGCAGAATACACTACCTACATTATTTTTGACATTGCCAATTGTAAGGACCATTATAATTCGAGAGAAGATTTCTGTCGTGCATGGACATCAGGCCTTTTCAACCCTGTGTCATGAAGCGTTGATGCATGCTAGAACAATGGGGTACAAAGTTGTCTTCACAGATCACTCACTTTATGGTTTTGCTGATGCTGGAAGCATTCACATGAATAAGGTGCTGCAGTTTACTCTTGCAGATATTGATCAGGCAATATGTGTCTCTCATACAAGCAAAGAGAATACTGTCTTGAGGTCTGGGATATCTCCGGAGAAGGTTTTCATGGTTCCTAATGCCGTTGATACAGCAATGTTTACTCCCTCACCCGAGTGCTTAAGTTGTGATGAAATAGTTATTGTTGTGATCAGTAGACTAGTGTATCGAAAAGGTGCAGACCTTCTTGTGGAAGTCATTCCAGAAGTGTGTCGTCTATTTCCAAAG GTGCGCTTTATTATTGGGGGTGATGGTCCTAAACGTGTGCGACTCGAAGAGATGAGGGAGAAGTTCTCCCTTCAGGATAGAGTTGAGATGTTAGGAGCTGTGCCTCATGCTCAGGTGCGGTCGGTTCTGATATCTGGTCATATATTTTTAAACAG TTCACTTACAGAGGCATTTTGCATTGCCATTCTGGAAGCAGCAAGCTGTGGACTGTTGACAGTAAGCACTAGAGTTGGAGGTGTCCCAGAG gTTCTTCCTGATGACATGATAGTACTTGCAGAACCAGCTCCAGAAGATATGGTAAGAGCTGTCAAGAAAGCTATTGACATGCTACCTGGCATAGATCCCCAAGTTATGCATCTTCGG ATGAAAAAACTTTATAGCTGGGATGATGTGGCCAAAAGAACAGAGATTGTTTATGATCGTGCAATGCAGTCATCAACAACAAATTTGCTAGACCGCCTTCCCCG ATATCTTACCTGTGGATCTTGGGCTGGGAAACTGTTTTGA
- the LOC120659809 gene encoding phosphatidylinositol N-acetylglucosaminyltransferase subunit A-like isoform X1, with protein MEGTKHRILMVSDFFFPNFGGVESHIYYLSQCLLKLGHKVVVMTHAYGNRSGVRYVTNGLKVYYVPWRPFLMQNTLPTLFLTLPIVRTIIIREKISVVHGHQAFSTLCHEALMHARTMGYKVVFTDHSLYGFADAGSIHMNKVLQFTLADIDQAICVSHTSKENTVLRSGISPEKVFMVPNAVDTAMFTPSPECLSCDEIVIVVISRLVYRKGADLLVEVIPEVCRLFPKVRFIIGGDGPKRVRLEEMREKFSLQDRVEMLGAVPHAQVRSVLISGHIFLNSSLTEAFCIAILEAASCGLLTVSTRVGGVPEVLPDDMIVLAEPAPEDMVRAVKKAIDMLPGIDPQVMHLRMKKLYSWDDVAKRTEIVYDRAMQSSTTNLLDRLPRFCSDTSGFAHPDGINSLICASVMV; from the exons ATGGAAGGAACAAAGCATAGGATTTTGATGGTCTCTGATTTTTTCTTCCCAAACTTTGGTGGAGTGGAAAGCCATATCTACTACCTTTCACAATGTCTTCTTAAGCTTGGCCATAAG GTTGTTGTCATGACGCATGCATATGGAAACCGTTCTGGAGTACGATATGTCACAAATGGTTTAAAGGTTTATTATGTACCATGGAGGCCATTCCTCATGCAGAATACACTACCTACATTATTTTTGACATTGCCAATTGTAAGGACCATTATAATTCGAGAGAAGATTTCTGTCGTGCATGGACATCAGGCCTTTTCAACCCTGTGTCATGAAGCGTTGATGCATGCTAGAACAATGGGGTACAAAGTTGTCTTCACAGATCACTCACTTTATGGTTTTGCTGATGCTGGAAGCATTCACATGAATAAGGTGCTGCAGTTTACTCTTGCAGATATTGATCAGGCAATATGTGTCTCTCATACAAGCAAAGAGAATACTGTCTTGAGGTCTGGGATATCTCCGGAGAAGGTTTTCATGGTTCCTAATGCCGTTGATACAGCAATGTTTACTCCCTCACCCGAGTGCTTAAGTTGTGATGAAATAGTTATTGTTGTGATCAGTAGACTAGTGTATCGAAAAGGTGCAGACCTTCTTGTGGAAGTCATTCCAGAAGTGTGTCGTCTATTTCCAAAG GTGCGCTTTATTATTGGGGGTGATGGTCCTAAACGTGTGCGACTCGAAGAGATGAGGGAGAAGTTCTCCCTTCAGGATAGAGTTGAGATGTTAGGAGCTGTGCCTCATGCTCAGGTGCGGTCGGTTCTGATATCTGGTCATATATTTTTAAACAG TTCACTTACAGAGGCATTTTGCATTGCCATTCTGGAAGCAGCAAGCTGTGGACTGTTGACAGTAAGCACTAGAGTTGGAGGTGTCCCAGAG gTTCTTCCTGATGACATGATAGTACTTGCAGAACCAGCTCCAGAAGATATGGTAAGAGCTGTCAAGAAAGCTATTGACATGCTACCTGGCATAGATCCCCAAGTTATGCATCTTCGG ATGAAAAAACTTTATAGCTGGGATGATGTGGCCAAAAGAACAGAGATTGTTTATGATCGTGCAATGCAGTCATCAACAACAAATTTGCTAGACCGCCTTCCCCG TTTTTGCAGTGACACTTCAGGTTTTGCACACCCAGATGGAATAAATTCATTGATTTGTGCCTCTGTGATGGTGTAG
- the LOC120659810 gene encoding guanosine nucleotide diphosphate dissociation inhibitor 2-like, whose translation MDVEYDVVVLGTGLKECILSGLLSVDRLKVLHMDRNDYYGGDSTSLNLNQLWKRFKGDETPPAEIGASRDYNVDMVPKFMMANGALVRVLIHTGVTKYLSFKAVDGSYVFNKGKIHKVPSTDMEALKSPLMGLFEKRRAGKFFLYVQDYKENDPSTHKGYDLTKLTTKQLISKYGLDDNTIDFIGHAVALHRDDSYLSEPALDTVKRMKLYAESVARFQGGSPYIYPLYGLGELPQGFARLSAVYGGTYMLNKPECKVEFDSEGKVCGVTSEGETAKCKKVVCDPSYLPDKVKKVGKVFRAIAIMSHPIPNTAESHSVQIILPQKQLGRKSDMYVFCCSYSHNVASKGKFIAFVSAQAETDNLQTELKPGIDLLGPVDELFFDTYDRYEPTNDSSSDNCYISTSYDATTHFESTVMDVLSLYTKITGKMVDLSVDLSAASASEDDM comes from the exons ATGGACGTCGAGTACGACGTCGTCGTGCTGGGGACGGGGCTCAAGGAGTGCATCCTCAGCGGCCTCCTCTCCGTCGACCGCCTCAAG GTGCTGCACATGGACAGGAATGACTACTACGGTGGAGATTCCACATCGCTCAACCTCAATCAG CTCTGGAAAAGGTTCAAGGGTGATGAAACACCCCCTGCGGAGATAGGAGCTAGCAGAGACTACAATGTCGACATGGTTCCTAAG TTTATGATGGCAAATGGTGCTCTGGTTCGGGTACTCATTCACACTGGTGTCACCAAGTACTTGTCCTTCAAAGCTGTGGATGGAAGCTATGTCTTCAACAAGGGAAAG ATTCACAAGGTTCCTTCTACTGATATGGAAGCTCTCAAGTCTCCACTTATGGGATTGTTTGAGAAGCGACGAGCAGGGAAATTCTTCCTTTATGTCCAAGATTATAAGGAAAATGACCCAAGCACTCATAAGGGTTATGACCTTACAAAACTAACTACTAAACAACTTATCTC AAAATACGGTTTGGATGATAACACGATAGACTTCATCGGTCATGCTGTGGCTCTTCATAGAGATGATAGCTACCTTTCAGAACCTGCACTTGACACTGTAAAGCGGATGAAG CTTTATGCAGAATCAGTGGCTCGTTTTCAAGGAGGATCACCATATATTTATCCCTTGTATGGCTTAGGAGAGCTTCCACAG GGTTTTGCTCGACTGAGTGCTGTCTATGGGGGCACCTATATGCTGAATAAACCAGAGTGCAAG GTCgaatttgactctgaaggtaaAGTCTGTGGTGTTACATCAGAAGGAGAGACTGCCAAATGCAAAAAGGTTGTCTGTGATCCATCCTACCTACCTGACAAG GTCAAAAAAGTTGGAAAAGTTTTTCGGGCAATTGCTATCATGAGTCATCCCATTCCAAATACTGCTGAATCGCACTCAGTTCAGATTATACTACCACAGAAGCAGCTTGGCCGTAAATCAGACAT GTATGTTTTCTGTTGCTCCTACTCTCATAACGTCGCATCAAAGGGGAAGTTCATTGCATTCGTGTCCGCTCAAGCAGAGACTGATAATCTACAGACAGAACTGAAGCCTGGGATCGATCTTCTTGGGCCAGTGGATGAGTTATTTTTTGACACATATGACAGATATGAACCTACTAATGACTCATCATCAGACAATTGTTACATCTCAACA AGTTATGATGCCACAACACACTTTGAATCCACTGTTATGGATGTGCTTTCCCTTTATACAAAGATAACTGGAAAG ATGGTTGATCTTAGCGTGGATCTAAGCGCTGCAAGTGCTTCTGAAGATGATATGTGA
- the LOC120659808 gene encoding ras-related protein RABA2a-like: MARRPASWEQGGDEYDYLFKVVLIGDSGVGKSNLLSRFTKNSFALDSKSTIGVEFATRTLQVENKTIKAQIWDTAGQERYRAITSAYYRGAVGALLVYDVTKVMTFENVKRWLKELRDHADSNIVVMLIGNKIDLRHLRSVAVEDAASFAESEGLFFIETSALDATNVEKAFQTVLAEIYRVISKKPLSSEQSVSGSGNIKEGQSIQVSATNSSTLTSRCCSS, from the exons ATGGCTCGGCGGCCGGCGTCGTGGGAGCAGGGCGGCGACGAGTACGACTACCTCTTCAAGGTGGTGCTCATCGGCGACTCCGGCGTGGGGAAGTCCAACCTGCTCTCTCGCTTCACCAAGAACAGCTTCGCCCTCGACTCCAAGTCCACCATCGGAGTCGAGTTCGCCACCCGCACCCTCCAG GTGGAGAATAAGACTATAAAAGCTCAAATATGGGACACTGCTGGGCAGGAGAGATATCGAGCAATTACAAGTGCTTACTATCGTGGAGCTGTAGGGGCATTGCTAGTCTATGATGTCACTAAAGTAATGACATTTGAGAATGTGAAGCGGTGGCTGAAGGAGCTCCGGGACCATGCTGACTCAAACATCGTTGTCATGCTCATTGGCAACAAGATCGACCTTAGGCACCTCCGCTCTGTTGCAGTTGAGGATGCTGCAAGCTTTGCAGAGAGCGAAGGGTTGTTTTTCATAGAGACCTCTGCACTTGATGCAACAAATGTGGAGAAGGCTTTTCAGACTGTGCTAGCTGAGATCTACAGAGTAATCAGCAAGAAGCCCCTATCATCTGAGCAGTCCGTATCAGGGTCTGGTAATATCAAAGAGGGACAATCCATTCAAGTGTCAGCCACAAATTCTAGCACCCTTACGTCACGGTGCTGCTCTTCTTAG